The DNA sequence GTTGGAAGATTTTTATTAGATCTTCATCAAGAATCTAAAGAATCTTATATTTATGCAGATGCTTTATGTAATGCTTTGCAAATTATAAATCATTTACAGGATTGTGCCGAAGATTATCAGCACTTAAATCGTGTTTACCTTCCTTTATCTTTTATGAAAGATAACAAATGCGATGTTGAGATTTTATCGGCTCCTCAATCTTCGTCTGCCTTAAGACAAATACTAAATCTATGTTTAGAACGTATTGATCAAGAATTAATGCCGAAAGCTCGTTTATTGCCATTTAATCTAAAAAATAAAGGTATTGCGTTACAATCAGCAATAGTTGTTGAAATTGCGGAGCAATTAATAAATAAATTAAAAATAAAAGATCCATTAAAAAAGAAGGTGAAATTATCAAAAATTGCCTATTTAAAGGCATTTTTGTATGGTATTATTAAATATTATATTAATAAATAGGTTATTTATGTTAATTTTAACAAAATAGGCTTTTATTAGACTTTTACTTGGGGTTGCTTTTAATCTGGCTAACTGCTAAAAATTAATTTATCGTATTTATTAGAGATTTTATAAAAAGTTAATAGGACTAATTTAGGAGTGCGAATTATGCCTGTCCATACACCATTGCTTGATAAAATATATAGGCCGGCAGATTTACGAAAAATTGCTCGATCCAATCTTCAGCAAGTTTGTGATGAATTACGTTCAGAAACGATTGATGCTGTTTCGACAACAGGCGGCCATTTGGGTGCAGGCTTAGGCGTTGTTGAATTAACGGTTGCACTTCATTATATTTTTAATACACCTGAAGATATTTTAATTTGGGATGTGGGACATCAATGTTATCCTCATAAAATCTTAACAGAACGCCGGGATCGTATTAGGACTTTACGTCAAGGAGGCGGTCTTAGTGGTTTTACGAAGCGAAGCGAAAGTGCTTATGATCCTTTTGGTGCAGCTCATAGTTCCACATCAATTTCGGCGGCCCTTGGTTTTGCTGTGGCCCGTGATTTAAAGAAAAAAGACAATAATGTTATTGCAGTTATTGGTGATGGTTCGATGAGTGCAGGTATGGTTTATGAAGCCATGAATAATGCTGGAACTCGTCATGAACGTCTTATTGTTATTTTAAATGATAATGATATGTCAATCGCACCTCCTGTAGGTGCTATGAGTGCCTATTTATCAAAATTGCTTTCTTCAAAATCATATCAATCTTTAAGAAAGATTGGGGCAGAAACGATTCAACATTTACCAACGTCAATTGCGAATATGGTTGTTCGTACCGAAGAGTATGCACGCGGTATGTTAACAGGTGGCACACTTTTTGAAGAATTAGGTTTTTTCTATGTAGGCCCAATTGATGGACATAATCTTGATCATCTTTTACCAGTTTTAGAAAATGTTAAGGCATCAAAAAATGGGCCTGTACTTGTCCATGTTGTAACGCAAAAAGGAAAAGGGTATGCACCTGCTGAAGCAGCAGCAGACAAATATCATGGTGTTGTTAAATTTGATGTTGTAACAGGAAAACAACATAAACCTGCTTCGTCTCCTACTACTTATACCCAAGTTTTTGCTGAAGCTTTAATTAAGGAAGCTGAAATAGATCCAACTGTTACAGCGATTACAGCAGCAATGCCTTCTGGAACAGGTTTAAATTTATTTGCTAAAAAATTTCCAGATCGTACATTTGATGTAGGGATAGCAGAATAACATGCGGTTACCTTT is a window from the Alphaproteobacteria bacterium genome containing:
- a CDS encoding squalene/phytoene synthase family protein codes for the protein MSFETASGKGVETENFPVASFLLKKDLRKDILSYYHFAREADDIADHEQLSADEKIRQLDYFAEPFNSDEARHKKEWPIHSIELRKIFCDRHISKNHALDLLVAFKQDAYKLRYENWEELIDYCNHSAAPVGRFLLDLHQESKESYIYADALCNALQIINHLQDCAEDYQHLNRVYLPLSFMKDNKCDVEILSAPQSSSALRQILNLCLERIDQELMPKARLLPFNLKNKGIALQSAIVVEIAEQLINKLKIKDPLKKKVKLSKIAYLKAFLYGIIKYYINK
- the dxs gene encoding 1-deoxy-D-xylulose-5-phosphate synthase — translated: MPVHTPLLDKIYRPADLRKIARSNLQQVCDELRSETIDAVSTTGGHLGAGLGVVELTVALHYIFNTPEDILIWDVGHQCYPHKILTERRDRIRTLRQGGGLSGFTKRSESAYDPFGAAHSSTSISAALGFAVARDLKKKDNNVIAVIGDGSMSAGMVYEAMNNAGTRHERLIVILNDNDMSIAPPVGAMSAYLSKLLSSKSYQSLRKIGAETIQHLPTSIANMVVRTEEYARGMLTGGTLFEELGFFYVGPIDGHNLDHLLPVLENVKASKNGPVLVHVVTQKGKGYAPAEAAADKYHGVVKFDVVTGKQHKPASSPTTYTQVFAEALIKEAEIDPTVTAITAAMPSGTGLNLFAKKFPDRTFDVGIAE